One window of Hymenobacter sp. BRD128 genomic DNA carries:
- a CDS encoding PAS domain-containing hybrid sensor histidine kinase/response regulator: METTTNEWAGQFQPTKPSELQLLKAKVAQLEQQLQQERKNRLQLRARTEKSQADLLRQLLAATPNPVCVQDGQGRIILANDAYHHLLRLRAGRADFVVGPDPALLAGDATRSYEEQYERPDGPPLSYHIIKKPFVRPDGTRYLLTSATDITALNQARVAAEESARAKEAFLANMSHEIRTPLNGIIGLARLLRGAASPAEYPDHLDSILTSAEGLLVVINDVLDFAKIESGALDLETMPFAVEAVVQRAAKSLAYNAQAKGLQLHVCLPAAPLPVVAGDASRLGQILLNLLTNAIKFTPAGEVTATVDVSHYEGGRVHLQFCVADTGIGIAPDKFAQIFRSFGQAASSTTRLYGGTGLGLAISQRLVELQGGRIWLDSQPGRGSRFFVSLPYKVSEELPAPAEPAAEAPGLLRGLRVLLVEDNAVNTLLATSLLQAWQASADVAADGEQALERALATPYDVILMDIQMPRLDGLSATAHLRGTPGPNQHQPIIALTANALKKDVETYTAAGFTDWLVKPYHENSLYLALAYASGRAVRPAAPSATRPAAPTYGFAGLGKLAHDTTFIRKMQRLFIDTVPAQLGQLEAAVTGHHWEAASQLSHSLKSTYGNLQIDEATHYARKIEGILKKNPTSETLLNLLVALRLVTSQMVEAFETSLRQPESL; the protein is encoded by the coding sequence ATGGAAACGACTACTAATGAATGGGCCGGGCAATTTCAGCCTACTAAACCCAGCGAGCTGCAACTGCTCAAGGCCAAGGTGGCGCAACTGGAGCAGCAGCTTCAGCAGGAGCGCAAAAACCGGCTTCAGCTGCGCGCCAGGACCGAAAAAAGCCAGGCCGACCTATTGCGCCAGCTGCTGGCCGCCACTCCCAACCCGGTGTGTGTGCAGGACGGGCAAGGCCGCATCATTCTGGCCAACGACGCCTACCACCACCTGCTACGGCTGCGGGCCGGCCGGGCCGATTTTGTGGTGGGCCCCGACCCGGCGCTGCTGGCCGGCGACGCTACGCGCAGCTACGAGGAGCAGTATGAGCGGCCCGATGGCCCCCCGCTCAGTTATCATATTATTAAGAAACCATTTGTGCGGCCCGACGGCACGCGCTACCTGCTCACGAGCGCCACCGACATTACGGCCCTGAACCAGGCGCGCGTGGCCGCCGAAGAATCGGCCCGCGCCAAGGAGGCTTTTCTGGCCAATATGAGCCACGAAATCCGCACGCCGCTCAACGGTATTATCGGGCTGGCCCGGCTGCTGCGCGGCGCGGCTAGCCCGGCCGAGTACCCCGACCACCTCGACAGCATTCTGACGAGTGCCGAGGGCTTGCTGGTGGTTATCAACGATGTGCTTGACTTCGCCAAAATCGAGTCGGGTGCTCTCGACCTTGAAACCATGCCGTTTGCCGTGGAGGCGGTGGTGCAGCGCGCGGCCAAAAGCCTGGCCTACAATGCCCAGGCCAAAGGCTTGCAGCTGCACGTGTGCCTGCCCGCGGCCCCGCTGCCGGTAGTGGCGGGCGATGCCAGCCGCCTGGGCCAGATATTACTCAACCTGCTCACCAACGCCATCAAGTTCACCCCGGCCGGCGAGGTAACGGCCACCGTAGACGTGAGCCACTACGAGGGCGGGCGGGTGCACCTGCAATTTTGCGTGGCCGACACGGGCATCGGCATTGCGCCCGATAAGTTTGCCCAGATATTCCGCAGCTTTGGGCAGGCGGCCAGCTCCACCACGCGCCTGTATGGCGGCACGGGGCTGGGGCTAGCCATTAGCCAGCGCCTGGTGGAGCTACAGGGCGGGCGCATCTGGCTCGATAGCCAGCCGGGGCGCGGCAGCCGGTTTTTCGTTAGCCTGCCTTATAAGGTGAGCGAAGAATTACCAGCCCCGGCCGAGCCCGCGGCCGAAGCGCCGGGCCTGCTGCGCGGCCTGCGCGTGCTGCTGGTCGAGGACAATGCCGTGAACACGCTGCTGGCCACCTCGCTGCTCCAGGCCTGGCAAGCGAGCGCCGACGTGGCCGCCGACGGCGAGCAGGCCCTGGAGCGGGCCCTGGCCACGCCCTACGATGTTATTCTGATGGATATCCAGATGCCGCGCCTCGATGGCCTCAGCGCTACTGCCCACCTGCGCGGCACGCCCGGCCCCAACCAGCACCAGCCCATTATCGCCCTCACGGCCAATGCCCTTAAAAAGGACGTGGAAACCTACACCGCGGCCGGCTTCACCGACTGGCTCGTGAAGCCCTACCACGAAAACAGCCTGTACCTGGCCCTGGCCTACGCCAGCGGGCGCGCCGTGCGCCCCGCCGCCCCGTCGGCCACCCGGCCGGCGGCGCCCACCTACGGCTTCGCGGGGCTGGGCAAGCTAGCCCACGATACCACCTTCATTCGCAAGATGCAGCGGCTTTTCATCGACACGGTGCCGGCCCAGCTCGGGCAACTCGAAGCGGCCGTGACCGGCCACCACTGGGAGGCCGCCAGCCAGCTTAGCCACAGCCTGAAATCGACCTACGGCAACCTGCAAATAGACGAAGCCACGCACTATGCGAGAAAAATTGAAGGGATTTTAAAAAAAAATCCGACCAGTGAAACTCTTCTTAATTTGCTAGTTGCCTTGCGCCTGGTTACCAGCCAGATGGTCGAGGCTTTTGAGACAAGTCTACGGCAGCCCGAATCGCTCTAA
- a CDS encoding LysR family transcriptional regulator: MLSHAHEIFLEVAQRLSFTKASQALFISQSAVSKQVKALEEHYKTGLFERLGGSVLLTPAGQRLYQKLLQAKQLQQELQQEMSELTPAFAPAVHLLIGASTTISLYVLPPVVAAWLRQHPQHQLSLKNRNSDNILKALLEHEIELGIIEGIHKVSNVTYTPLLTDEVVAVCAAANPLAGRQLAVSDLLSIPLALREVGSGTLAVLEEALEQHHLRLAALPVRVRLGGTEALKNFVRVEATCLAFLPRQAVLKELASGELVEVKIKDLFLQRKFNFIQRKGTENGGPYREFLRFTQRYYSAKE; this comes from the coding sequence ATGCTCTCCCACGCCCACGAAATTTTTCTTGAAGTAGCCCAGCGCCTGAGCTTTACCAAGGCTAGCCAGGCGCTGTTCATCAGTCAGTCGGCAGTGAGCAAGCAGGTGAAAGCCCTCGAAGAGCACTATAAAACCGGCCTTTTTGAACGCCTGGGTGGCAGCGTGCTGCTCACGCCCGCCGGGCAAAGGCTGTATCAAAAGTTATTACAAGCCAAACAGTTGCAGCAAGAGTTGCAGCAAGAAATGAGCGAGCTAACCCCGGCCTTTGCCCCGGCCGTGCACCTGCTCATTGGAGCTAGCACTACCATTTCGCTCTACGTGCTGCCCCCGGTGGTGGCGGCCTGGCTGCGCCAGCATCCGCAGCACCAGCTCAGCCTCAAAAACCGCAACAGCGATAACATTCTCAAGGCCCTGCTGGAGCACGAGATTGAGCTCGGCATCATCGAGGGTATTCACAAAGTCAGCAACGTTACCTACACGCCGCTGCTCACCGACGAAGTAGTGGCGGTGTGCGCGGCGGCCAACCCGCTGGCCGGCCGCCAGCTGGCAGTCAGCGACTTGCTTAGTATTCCGCTCGCGCTGCGTGAGGTAGGGTCGGGCACGCTGGCGGTCCTCGAAGAAGCCCTGGAGCAGCACCACCTGCGGCTGGCGGCCCTGCCGGTGCGGGTGCGTCTGGGCGGCACCGAGGCCCTCAAAAACTTCGTGCGCGTGGAGGCTACCTGCCTGGCCTTTTTGCCCCGGCAGGCGGTGTTAAAGGAGCTGGCCAGTGGCGAATTGGTGGAGGTAAAAATCAAAGACTTGTTTTTGCAGCGTAAATTCAATTTCATTCAGCGCAAGGGTACGGAAAACGGGGGCCCCTACCGCGAATTTCTGCGTTTTACGCAGCGTTATTATTCCGCTAAGGAATAG
- a CDS encoding threonine synthase — translation MNQVATLPVSRIHALHCARCGAAYSPFELQGVSACCQQPLVADYSLRKSLSRADGIDLADSSMWRYGALLPLLDDANKVTLGEGLTPLLTLPRLAAHYGLNSLTLKDEGQNPTGSFKARGLSMAVSKAKELGAQGCIIPTAGNAGVAMAAYCARGGLTATVVMPRHTPEAFKEECYWYGAQVELVDGLINDCAARVRQLNANGELLDISTLKEPYRLEGKKTMGYEIAEQLNWQLPDVLLYPAGGGTGLIGIWKAFQEMKTLGWLAPETRLPRMVAVQAENCCPLLETYLGRQANCHNYNGRPTLANGLAVPRPLGEPLMLDVLRESNGTVVAISEEGMLEGMRELGNHEGLFVAPEGAAVWMAARRLLADGWLRADERILLLNTGSGQKYMSNVAGRAWA, via the coding sequence ATGAACCAAGTAGCCACGCTGCCCGTTTCCCGGATACACGCCCTGCATTGTGCCCGGTGCGGCGCCGCCTATTCGCCCTTTGAGCTGCAAGGCGTGTCGGCCTGCTGCCAGCAGCCGCTGGTGGCCGACTACAGCCTGCGTAAGTCGTTGAGCCGCGCCGATGGTATCGACCTGGCCGACAGCTCGATGTGGCGCTACGGCGCACTACTTCCCCTGCTCGACGATGCCAATAAGGTGACGCTGGGCGAAGGCCTTACGCCCCTGCTCACGCTGCCCCGGCTAGCTGCGCACTACGGCCTCAACTCGCTCACGCTCAAAGATGAAGGCCAAAACCCCACGGGTTCCTTCAAGGCGCGCGGCCTGAGTATGGCCGTGTCGAAAGCCAAGGAGCTAGGGGCGCAGGGCTGCATCATTCCCACGGCCGGCAATGCCGGGGTGGCCATGGCCGCTTACTGCGCCCGCGGTGGGCTAACTGCTACCGTGGTGATGCCGCGCCACACTCCCGAAGCCTTTAAGGAAGAATGCTACTGGTACGGCGCGCAGGTCGAGCTGGTCGATGGCCTTATCAACGACTGCGCGGCCCGCGTGCGCCAGCTCAATGCGAATGGCGAACTGCTTGATATTTCGACGCTTAAAGAGCCTTATCGCCTCGAAGGCAAGAAAACGATGGGCTACGAGATAGCCGAGCAGCTGAACTGGCAATTGCCCGACGTGCTGCTGTATCCCGCCGGCGGCGGCACCGGCCTCATCGGCATCTGGAAGGCATTTCAGGAAATGAAAACCCTGGGCTGGCTAGCCCCCGAAACCAGGCTGCCCCGCATGGTAGCCGTGCAGGCCGAAAACTGCTGCCCGCTACTCGAAACCTACCTCGGCCGCCAGGCCAACTGCCACAACTACAACGGCCGCCCCACGCTGGCCAATGGCCTGGCCGTGCCCCGCCCGCTGGGCGAGCCCCTGATGCTGGATGTGCTGCGCGAGTCCAACGGCACCGTGGTAGCCATCAGCGAGGAAGGAATGCTGGAAGGTATGCGGGAGCTGGGCAACCACGAGGGCCTGTTCGTAGCCCCCGAGGGCGCCGCCGTGTGGATGGCCGCCCGCCGCCTGCTAGCCGATGGCTGGCTGCGCGCCGACGAGCGCATTCTGCTCCTCAACACCGGCAGCGGCCAGAAATACATGAGCAACGTAGCCGGCCGCGCCTGGGCGTAG
- a CDS encoding response regulator transcription factor: protein MYNLKKTLLIIDDEPAIRLILEHYFASEYEVVLTSNGQEAMDWLRQGNYADAIVADYEMPVMNGLAFIRALRALPTNESVPLLMLSGTDETSKKIACLKAGADDYLVKPFNPEELEIRIQKVLGRVSV, encoded by the coding sequence ATGTACAATCTCAAGAAAACCCTGCTCATCATTGATGACGAACCCGCTATTCGGCTCATTTTAGAGCACTACTTTGCCAGTGAGTACGAGGTAGTGCTTACCTCTAATGGCCAGGAAGCAATGGACTGGCTGCGCCAGGGCAACTACGCCGATGCCATTGTGGCCGACTACGAGATGCCCGTGATGAATGGCCTCGCCTTCATCCGGGCGCTGCGGGCGCTGCCCACCAACGAGAGCGTGCCCCTGCTGATGCTATCGGGCACCGACGAGACCAGCAAGAAGATTGCCTGCCTCAAGGCTGGCGCCGACGATTACCTCGTCAAGCCCTTTAACCCCGAGGAGCTGGAAATCCGCATTCAGAAAGTACTGGGCCGGGTGAGCGTGTAG
- a CDS encoding DUF535 family protein — protein MSTHYNAATQLAGLLRHFLSWPALLPLKQLVRSGQTLLNYADFQRIKQLSTSLPLATLLERQPRFRYKYLSGYLAASFSRPKRLAALLYHYDFLTATAGVAFFEQVARKLLIWQEQHGAGHFAIHLAYPAVVGFEGELSLYFSVNGILLQVVSFVIVPGQLVGAPGKPALLLSQVQGAHQPALHKHATKTLLDITPAALLMHAAYGLAQALRIDHAAGVSTEEQLSYGSGSGFNYNTFWEQFGGERTTGGFFRLAIPAPEKPLECIKSAHRVRTLRKRRYKHALRQAVEQQCRAVFRLRD, from the coding sequence ATGAGTACTCACTACAACGCGGCTACTCAGCTGGCCGGGCTCTTGCGACATTTTCTGAGCTGGCCAGCGCTGCTACCCCTCAAGCAGCTGGTTCGAAGCGGGCAAACACTGCTCAATTATGCTGATTTTCAGCGGATAAAGCAGCTATCAACTTCCCTGCCGCTGGCTACCTTGCTGGAGCGCCAGCCGCGCTTTCGCTACAAATACCTTTCTGGCTACCTAGCAGCCAGCTTTTCGCGGCCCAAACGCCTGGCTGCGCTTCTGTATCACTACGATTTTCTGACGGCAACCGCAGGTGTCGCCTTTTTCGAGCAAGTGGCCCGGAAACTACTTATCTGGCAGGAGCAGCACGGGGCCGGGCACTTTGCCATCCACTTAGCTTACCCGGCGGTCGTGGGCTTTGAGGGCGAGCTTTCGCTCTATTTCTCGGTCAATGGCATTCTGCTTCAGGTAGTATCGTTCGTGATTGTGCCGGGCCAGTTGGTGGGCGCGCCGGGTAAGCCCGCCCTGCTGCTGAGCCAAGTGCAGGGCGCGCATCAGCCCGCGCTTCATAAGCACGCTACCAAGACGCTGCTCGACATCACGCCGGCTGCCCTGCTGATGCACGCTGCCTACGGGCTGGCCCAGGCCCTGCGCATCGACCACGCAGCCGGGGTAAGCACCGAGGAGCAGCTCAGCTACGGTAGCGGTAGCGGCTTCAACTACAACACTTTCTGGGAGCAATTTGGCGGCGAGCGCACGACCGGTGGCTTTTTCAGGCTAGCCATTCCGGCCCCCGAAAAACCGCTGGAGTGCATAAAGTCGGCCCACCGGGTACGCACGCTGCGCAAGCGCCGCTACAAGCACGCCCTGCGTCAGGCAGTGGAGCAGCAGTGCCGGGCCGTATTCAGGCTACGCGATTAA
- a CDS encoding TolC family protein produces the protein MKTFLLALAASGAALPGCAQAAYNVAAAPLTTPAPASRPADGTLQSFFGAPEVVLPKLYEAAIAHSGEIARLDATRGVAEADVKLARKRLLNMLALTGSYTYGTLPYFATAETTASPVYQANPFNLGARAQFSTGVGLALPFDMLATRRTTIARQEYVVSQAVAQRQTQEAAIRQVVIVQYQALALARATQQNAQEALQSANVSKQIADHRFKQGEIQVDDQMVAMDFYSKAQLAYEEARNKYQTAQLLLEDIIGMPITALSIAAK, from the coding sequence ATGAAAACCTTTCTACTTGCGCTGGCCGCCTCGGGCGCGGCCCTGCCGGGTTGCGCCCAGGCCGCCTATAACGTGGCGGCGGCCCCCCTTACTACGCCGGCCCCGGCTAGCCGCCCGGCCGACGGCACTTTGCAGAGCTTCTTCGGCGCGCCCGAAGTGGTGCTGCCCAAGCTTTACGAGGCCGCTATTGCCCACTCGGGCGAGATAGCCCGGCTCGACGCCACGCGCGGCGTGGCCGAGGCCGACGTGAAGCTGGCCCGCAAGCGCCTGCTCAACATGCTGGCCCTCACCGGCAGCTACACCTACGGCACGCTGCCCTATTTTGCCACGGCCGAAACAACTGCCTCGCCGGTGTACCAGGCCAATCCCTTCAACCTGGGGGCGAGGGCCCAGTTTTCGACCGGCGTGGGCCTGGCGCTGCCCTTCGATATGCTGGCCACCCGGCGCACCACCATTGCGCGCCAGGAGTACGTGGTGAGCCAGGCCGTGGCCCAGCGCCAGACCCAGGAGGCAGCTATCCGGCAGGTAGTTATTGTGCAATACCAAGCGCTGGCGCTGGCCCGCGCCACCCAGCAAAACGCCCAGGAGGCGCTGCAATCGGCCAATGTGAGCAAGCAGATTGCCGACCATCGCTTCAAGCAGGGCGAAATTCAGGTCGATGACCAGATGGTGGCCATGGACTTCTACAGCAAGGCCCAACTCGCCTACGAAGAGGCCCGCAACAAGTACCAGACTGCCCAGCTGCTGCTCGAAGACATCATCGGCATGCCCATCACCGCCCTTTCAATCGCCGCCAAATGA
- a CDS encoding sugar transferase, protein MEATINNRALPGHYPAPLLPKWVLRQPRPAAPVAAPPRAFVMPLSKRLFDLVVAGLVLLALLPLLAVVALLIWLESPGPVLYYSYRVGTNYRIFKFWKFRSMRPNADQQLAAMKSHNQYQATVAEHSAHDCACGGQCQGQLIDKQGNLVCERRHRQARRASEEATFIKIVNDPRVTRVGIFLRNTSIDELPQLFNVLRGDMSLVGNRPLPLYEAEKLTTDQFAARFLAPAGITGLWQVSKRGGKGPMSADERKGLDVQYARNYSLQSDLKILLRTVPALFQQENV, encoded by the coding sequence ATGGAAGCAACTATAAACAACCGCGCACTGCCGGGCCACTACCCCGCGCCCCTGTTACCCAAATGGGTCCTTCGCCAGCCGCGCCCGGCGGCGCCCGTGGCGGCCCCGCCCCGCGCCTTTGTGATGCCGCTGAGCAAGCGCCTGTTTGACCTTGTAGTTGCCGGGTTGGTGCTGCTAGCCCTGCTGCCGCTGCTGGCCGTGGTAGCGCTGCTCATTTGGCTGGAGTCGCCGGGGCCGGTGCTCTACTATTCGTACCGCGTGGGGACCAACTACCGCATTTTCAAGTTCTGGAAATTTCGGTCGATGCGGCCCAATGCCGACCAACAGCTAGCGGCCATGAAAAGCCACAATCAGTACCAGGCTACAGTAGCCGAGCACTCGGCCCACGACTGTGCCTGCGGCGGCCAGTGCCAAGGCCAACTAATTGATAAGCAAGGAAATTTGGTATGTGAGCGCCGGCACCGGCAGGCCCGCCGGGCGAGCGAGGAGGCTACTTTTATCAAGATTGTGAATGACCCGCGGGTGACGCGGGTGGGCATCTTTTTGCGCAACACGAGCATCGACGAGCTGCCCCAGCTTTTCAACGTGCTGCGCGGCGACATGAGCCTGGTAGGCAACCGCCCACTGCCGCTCTACGAAGCTGAGAAGCTGACCACCGACCAGTTTGCGGCTCGCTTTCTGGCGCCGGCCGGCATCACGGGCTTGTGGCAGGTGAGCAAGCGCGGCGGCAAGGGGCCGATGTCGGCCGACGAGCGCAAGGGCCTCGACGTGCAGTACGCCCGCAATTATTCGCTGCAAAGCGACCTGAAGATTTTGCTCAGGACCGTGCCGGCGCTCTTTCAGCAGGAGAATGTGTGA
- a CDS encoding Wzz/FepE/Etk N-terminal domain-containing protein gives MNAQELVRRLLRHWPLLLLVPLTTAASIFFFSRFQDKKYESDTVLYTGIASGFKIEGGNNESGQGWQATATAFDNLLSLINSRDTREEVALRLLAWRLQEEAARPPAAPAAPTGGVLSVVQTKLADKKKTPFDLLITPSLKAQLTGATLAATTQRVTAAYQAGPASPVYKLVNSKDPLFSENALLTINAARVKDSDLLRIDYAAKDPLLCEKTLEILTQVFIRKHKELFTGQNESVITYFTQSVQKAADRLREAEQRLLAFHEKHNIVDYDKQILSSTDEKQAAADKYAQLEMQYAGASSTLKSVEGSLSKRGESNLKSQEIIRLRNRLSELNNQTSELEIMQQAQPSAATAARLASVKQEAAKLDTQLGETVSSYYNDAHASHGVAVKDLVSDYSKNNLQVEDLKSQLGLMRRQRELAAGQYNQLVPLGAEIRKIRREVEVAEKEYLSQMEGLKQSKLSQQNGIMASQLRVVDPPYLPTQASGSKLLLLLIGGFMGAFLLTGAGVAATGLLNTALQSPAYAAKVTSFPVAGVVPKLTAPDALQLDQAKRAEDHLARQLLLKFQQPRRAGQPYTIGVLSSQGGEGKSAVCASLAASLRELNISTFSLYPDDHSFQIIPADDTLLYSPLAALAPGVSVADLTGDGLAPESVVIIEFPAVLETAYPASLLQDLDLILVAVRADRAWQPADRTVFKNIQSVTKAPIELVLNGVLPEYVAEFIGARLRPATSPYRPALPAHPQQALLNS, from the coding sequence ATGAACGCTCAAGAACTCGTGCGCCGGCTGCTGCGGCACTGGCCCCTGCTGCTACTCGTGCCGCTGACCACGGCCGCGTCGATTTTCTTCTTTTCCCGCTTTCAGGACAAGAAGTATGAGTCGGATACGGTGCTGTACACGGGCATCGCCTCGGGCTTCAAAATCGAGGGCGGCAATAATGAGAGCGGCCAGGGCTGGCAGGCCACCGCCACGGCTTTCGACAACCTGCTCTCGCTCATCAATTCGCGCGATACCCGCGAGGAGGTGGCCCTGCGCCTGCTGGCCTGGCGCCTGCAAGAGGAAGCGGCCCGCCCGCCGGCGGCCCCGGCCGCGCCCACCGGCGGCGTGCTAAGCGTGGTGCAAACCAAGCTAGCCGACAAGAAAAAAACGCCCTTTGACCTACTCATTACGCCTTCCCTCAAGGCCCAGCTCACCGGCGCCACTCTTGCTGCCACCACGCAACGCGTGACGGCCGCCTACCAGGCCGGGCCGGCTAGCCCGGTGTATAAGCTGGTGAACTCGAAAGACCCGCTGTTTTCGGAAAATGCGCTGCTGACCATCAACGCGGCGCGGGTGAAGGACAGCGACCTGCTGCGCATCGACTACGCGGCCAAAGACCCGCTGCTGTGCGAGAAAACGCTGGAAATTCTGACCCAGGTGTTTATCCGCAAGCACAAGGAGTTGTTTACGGGCCAGAATGAGTCGGTTATCACCTACTTCACGCAATCGGTGCAGAAGGCTGCCGACCGCCTGCGCGAGGCCGAGCAGCGCCTGCTAGCCTTCCACGAGAAGCATAATATCGTGGACTACGACAAGCAGATTCTGTCCTCGACCGATGAGAAGCAGGCCGCGGCCGACAAATACGCGCAGCTCGAAATGCAGTACGCCGGTGCCTCCTCGACCCTGAAATCGGTGGAAGGCAGCCTGAGCAAGCGCGGCGAGTCGAACCTGAAAAGCCAGGAAATCATCCGGCTACGCAACCGGCTTTCGGAGCTGAATAACCAGACGTCGGAACTAGAAATAATGCAGCAGGCCCAGCCCAGCGCGGCCACCGCTGCCCGCCTGGCCAGCGTGAAGCAGGAAGCCGCCAAGCTGGATACCCAGCTTGGCGAAACGGTGAGCAGCTACTACAACGACGCCCACGCCAGCCACGGCGTGGCGGTGAAGGACTTGGTGAGCGACTATTCCAAGAACAACCTGCAGGTTGAAGACCTTAAAAGCCAGCTCGGCCTGATGCGCCGCCAGCGCGAGCTGGCCGCCGGCCAGTACAACCAGCTGGTGCCGCTGGGGGCCGAAATCCGTAAAATCCGCCGCGAGGTGGAGGTGGCCGAGAAGGAATACCTCTCGCAGATGGAAGGCCTGAAGCAGAGCAAGCTGTCGCAGCAAAACGGCATCATGGCCTCGCAGCTGCGCGTGGTCGACCCGCCCTATTTGCCCACGCAGGCCAGCGGCTCCAAGCTGCTGCTGCTGCTCATTGGCGGCTTTATGGGCGCGTTTTTGCTGACCGGGGCCGGCGTGGCCGCCACGGGCCTGCTCAATACTGCGCTGCAAAGCCCGGCCTACGCGGCCAAGGTTACGTCCTTTCCGGTGGCGGGCGTGGTGCCCAAACTCACGGCGCCCGATGCCCTGCAGCTCGACCAGGCCAAGCGGGCCGAGGACCACCTGGCCCGGCAGCTGCTGCTCAAGTTTCAGCAGCCGCGCCGGGCGGGGCAGCCCTACACCATCGGGGTACTCAGCAGCCAGGGCGGCGAGGGTAAGTCGGCGGTGTGCGCCAGCCTGGCGGCTAGCCTGCGCGAGCTGAACATCAGCACGTTTAGTCTCTACCCCGACGACCATTCCTTTCAGATTATCCCCGCCGATGACACCTTGCTCTACTCGCCCCTGGCGGCGCTGGCGCCGGGCGTGTCGGTGGCCGACCTCACCGGCGACGGGCTAGCCCCCGAGTCGGTGGTCATCATCGAGTTTCCGGCGGTGCTCGAAACGGCCTACCCTGCCTCGCTGCTGCAAGACCTCGACCTGATACTGGTGGCCGTGCGCGCCGACCGCGCCTGGCAGCCCGCCGACCGCACGGTGTTCAAGAATATTCAGTCGGTAACCAAGGCGCCCATCGAGCTGGTGCTCAACGGCGTGCTGCCCGAGTACGTGGCCGAGTTTATCGGTGCCCGCCTGCGGCCGGCTACCTCGCCCTACCGCCCGGCCCTACCGGCGCACCCGCAGCAGGCGCTGCTCAATTCGTAG
- a CDS encoding O-antigen ligase family protein, with product MLPLPAFQTRTNLPLLGAGLLLAVLVGWLTASQGMLVPGLLLALAVGAPLLIGIFLEPRLGIIALICYCFLLFFISRLVGGSLPFGMAVDGLLVITWVAVAFQYERYDWRYVQNDLCLLSLAWFGVNVLEIVNPGASLLGWYQEMRSTTLYWVLLVPLALLLFHKQRDLNLFLILLIGLSVLGTLNGLKQLYIGPSAGEQAFLLENAKTHLLWGKLRVFSFYSDAGQFGAAQAHIALVAGILALGPFRAWKRVLLAAAAGLLIIGMFISGTRGALFALMSGLGVALLISKNIKAFVLGSLVALAGFGVLKYTKIGDSNYNIYRMRTALDPADASFNVRLTNQLRLRDYLSSRPFGGGVGTIGNAGIHYNPGKLLSTIPPDSYWVKVWAMYGVVGLTIWMGLMAYLLGKSGGIVWRIRDPALKTKLIALTAGFAGSFFSSYGNEVINFMPSALVVYLSWVFVFLGPRLDTPAPEPTTAPL from the coding sequence ATGCTCCCGCTCCCTGCTTTTCAAACCCGCACCAACCTGCCGCTGCTCGGGGCCGGGCTGCTGCTGGCCGTGCTCGTGGGCTGGCTCACGGCTAGCCAGGGCATGCTGGTGCCGGGGCTGCTGCTAGCCCTGGCGGTCGGTGCGCCGCTGCTGATTGGCATTTTTCTAGAGCCGCGCCTGGGCATCATCGCCCTTATTTGCTACTGCTTTTTGCTGTTTTTCATCTCGCGCCTGGTGGGCGGCAGCCTCCCGTTTGGCATGGCCGTTGATGGGCTGCTGGTCATTACCTGGGTAGCGGTGGCTTTTCAATACGAGCGCTACGACTGGCGCTACGTGCAAAACGACCTGTGCCTGCTCAGCCTGGCCTGGTTCGGGGTCAACGTGCTCGAAATCGTGAACCCCGGCGCTAGCCTGCTGGGCTGGTACCAGGAGATGCGCAGCACCACTTTGTACTGGGTGCTGCTGGTGCCGCTGGCCTTGTTACTGTTTCATAAGCAGCGCGACCTCAACCTGTTTCTCATCCTCCTCATCGGCCTCTCGGTGCTGGGCACGCTCAATGGGCTGAAGCAGCTTTACATCGGCCCTTCGGCCGGCGAGCAGGCTTTTTTGCTCGAAAATGCCAAGACCCACCTGCTCTGGGGCAAGCTGCGGGTATTCTCGTTTTACAGCGACGCCGGCCAGTTTGGGGCCGCGCAGGCGCACATTGCACTGGTGGCCGGCATTCTGGCGCTCGGGCCGTTTCGGGCCTGGAAGCGGGTGCTGCTGGCGGCGGCGGCGGGCCTGCTCATCATCGGCATGTTTATTTCGGGCACGCGGGGGGCGCTGTTTGCCCTGATGTCGGGCCTCGGAGTAGCGCTGCTCATCAGCAAGAATATCAAGGCCTTCGTGCTAGGGTCGCTGGTGGCGCTGGCGGGCTTCGGAGTGCTGAAGTACACCAAAATCGGCGACAGCAACTACAACATCTACCGCATGCGCACGGCCCTCGACCCGGCCGACGCCTCTTTTAACGTGCGCCTTACCAACCAGCTGCGGCTGCGCGACTACCTCAGCAGCCGGCCCTTCGGCGGCGGCGTGGGCACCATCGGCAACGCGGGCATTCACTACAACCCCGGCAAGCTGCTCTCCACCATTCCGCCCGACAGCTACTGGGTGAAGGTGTGGGCCATGTACGGCGTGGTGGGCCTTACCATCTGGATGGGCCTGATGGCCTACCTCCTGGGCAAGAGCGGCGGCATCGTGTGGCGCATCCGCGACCCGGCCCTTAAGACCAAGCTCATTGCCCTCACGGCCGGCTTTGCGGGCAGCTTTTTCAGCAGCTACGGCAACGAGGTCATCAATTTCATGCCCTCGGCCTTGGTGGTGTACCTCTCCTGGGTTTTCGTTTTTCTGGGCCCGCGCCTCGACACGCCGGCCCCCGAACCAACTACCGCACCGCTATGA